The DNA window CGACGACCGCACCCGTAGCCATCCCCTCGGCGAACACCTGCCCGCTCAGCCCCGGCGGGTCAAAGTGCGGCAGCTCGGAGGTGGGCTCGCCGAGCCACTCATGCAGCCGATTGCCGCCGGTCCCGAGCCCGTTGCCCGGCCCGTCGTCCAGGCCGGTGATGAACCCGTCGAGCGACATCGACATGTACAGGACGGACTTCGCCATGCGATCTCCTTCTTGGCCGGTACGGGTGGGAGCGCTTCGGGCCTAGCCCTGTGACCGCGTGCCGCAATGCGGTCGGGAGCCCCCAGGGGTGGGAGGTTGCTACGCGTTGTTGCTAGTGCCCTGGTTCTTCGGGGCATCGGCAGTCAGAGGCGTCTCGTAGGAGACGCTCAGACTGACTTCTCGCCAGGCCTCGTCGCTGGCGGCGAGTTTCTGCTCCGCCTCCTGCGCCAGCGGCACAGCATCGGTGCCGAGCAGCAGACGCACGGGTGCGTCGTCCCGGCCGGCGAGGTCTCGCACCACTTGGGCGACACGACGCGTGTCCCCCGGCTCGTGACCAGAGAAGGCGCGCAGCGCCTCGGCGAACGCTCCGATCGTCGGCTGGTACAGCGCGCTTGGCTGCGGGATCGTCATCGACGAGCCACCCCAGTCGGTGCGTATGGCGCCCGGCTCAAGAACGGTGACCTTCACCCCGAACGGCGCGATCTCCTGGGCCAGGCCGAGGGAGAACCCGGTGACGGCCCACTTCGCCGCCTGATAGGCGGTCAGACCCGCGCCGGACAAGCGGACAATGAGCGAGGCGACCTGGAAAATGTGACCACTGCCCTGCTCGCGCAGGATGGGCACAACCGCCTTCGAAACGTTCACGACACCGTAGAAGTCGGTATCGATCTGCGCCCGGAACGAGGCGATCGTCGTGTCCTCAAACGATCCCAGGTCACCATATCCGGCGTTGTTGACGACGACATCGATGCGCCCGAACGTCTCCGCGGCCTGAGCAACCACGTGCGCAGCCGCGGCGTAGTCGGTCACGTCCAGCCGCAGGGCAAGCACCGCGTCGCCGTACTTGTCGAGGAGGTCCCGCAACCGCTCAGGGTTACGCGCCGTCGCCGCCACGCGATCACCCGCTTCGAGCGCGACCTTGACGAGCGCGCGACCCAGGCCGCGCGAACTTCCCGTCACGAACCACACCTTGGACACCGACACTCCTGTCTATTGAACGAATCTTCGGGCAGCGCCGCCCCTAGTGGGCGGCCGCTCACCCTTGCTACGAACACCTCTGTTCCGATCCGACACCGCCTCCCGGACTTCTTTCGGGCCCTCCCGTGTTGACAGACTCAGGCTGGCGTGGCCTCGGGTTCCGGGTCGGCTGCTTGGTCCTTCGTCATGGTGTCGTCCTTGGTGGTGTCGTCGCCGCCGTGTGAGTTCCGCACGTGTTTGAACGCCCACACGGCGAGGACTGCCGAGCCGGTGTAGAAGATGGCGCTGACGATGCCCACCTTGTGCAGACCTGAGGTGAACGCGTCGCGGGCCGCGGCCAGCAGGTCGGCGCCCTGCCCGGCGGGCAGCTGAGCGGCCGCGGCGACTGCGCGATCGATGCTCTCGCGGGCGGCGGTCGCCGCATCGGCTGGTACGGCGCCGAGCGCTCTTTCCACGTTGATCCGGTACACAGCAGTGCCGAGCGTGCCGAGGGTGGCAACGCCGAGCCCGAGCCCGAACTCGTTGGTCGTCTGCACGATCGACGCCCCGGAGCCGGCCTTGTCCGGTGGCACCGCCCCCCCATCGCGAGGTGGTTGCAGAGCGCGGCCAGCGGTCCGGTGCCGAGCATGACGACACACATCGCGACGAAGATCGTCTCGGGGCCGGATGTCGAGTCGGCCCACGTGTAGATCGTGTACCCGAGGGCCGCGACGAACAGCCCGCCAGCGATCACGTACGCCTGACGGATGTGGTTCGCCAGTGGTGGGGTGGACAGGTTGCCGATGATCATCACCACGTTGGGCACCAGCAGGAGCATGCCGGCGGCCAGCGGGGTGAGGCCGGTGACGTTCTGCAGGGTACAGGTTGACGAGCAGGGCGGTGCCGGTGCCGACCACGCTGGCTAGGAACATCAACGTCAGCGCGGAGCTGAACGTGCGGTTGCCGAACATGCGCAGGTCGAGCAGCGGGTGGGTCAGGTGCCGCTGCCGCTGGACGAACGCCACCCCCGCCGCGAGGCCGAACACCGGCGCGACAGCCGGGAACCACTCGAAGCCGTAGCGGGCCAGTTCCTTGAGTCCGTAGACGAACGGCAGGATCGTCGCGAGGGACAGCACGACGCTGACCGGGTCGAGCTTGCCCGGCCGAGGTGCCTTCTGGTCGGCGCGCAGAGAGGGACCGAACACCAGCAGCAGCACGATCCCCGGCACTGACACCAAGAACACCGAACCCCACCAGAAATACTCCAGCAGCGCGCCACCGACCAGCGGGCCCAGCGTCAGCCCGGCCATGAAGCAGGTAGATAGATCGCGAGGGCGCGTCCGCGTTGCTCTGGTCGGGGAACATGCCGGTGACCAGCGCCAGCACCGACGGCATCACCGCGGCACCCGCCACGCCGAGCAGCGCACGGCTGGCGATGAGCATCGCCGGGCTGGTGGACAACGCCGCCAACACCGAGGCGATACCGAACAGCGCGGCCCCGAGGAGCAGCACCTTCTTCCGGCCGATCCGGTCACCGATGGTGCCCATGGTGACCAGGAACCCCGCGATCAGGAATCCGTAGATGTCCACGATCCACAGCTGCTGGACGCCGCTCGCCGTCAGGTCGGCGGTCAAGTGCGGAACGGCCAGATACAGCACGGAGAAATCCATCGTCACCAGGAACGTGGCAAGCAGAGCACAGCCAGCCCAACCCGATCGGCTTCCGGCGAGCTGGCGCAGCCGACCGCCAACAGGGACACCGCTAGCACAGGTACGAGGAGTCGTTCGCGCATGCCGACCTCCAGATGCCTACTGGTGGCGGACTCTCCGCTCGGGCACGTCGGGGCCGAGGATCCAGGTCTCGCGATCTGCCTGAGCTGGTTGGCCCACGGAGTCGGTGAGCTCGGAACGTACCGCGCGCGCAGGCACGGGCGGTACAGGTTGGGTTTGCCGTGCGGGTTCCCAGCTGGCCGGGTCCGAGGTCAGACCCAGCAGGTACGTGACCGTGCAGTCGAGCGCGGCCGCGAGCTCCGGCAGGCGAACGACGTCCACACCGGCACCGTGCTCAAAGCTGGAGAGCGTCTTGTTGGTGGTCTGCACCCCGTGGCGAGCGAGTCGCGTGACCACTTGCTTCTGCGTGAGCCCTAGGGATGCGCTGATCAAAGCGCCATCCTCGGCGTGCCCGGCCCCGGTCGACCGTGAGGGGCGGTCGCAGCGCCGTGGAGTCCGCTTTACCCCGCCTGCTGGGCCCCGGTTCGTGCCCTGCTGGGTGGTTTCGGGCAGGCTGCCGCCGGGCCGTCACCGCGCGAGGGTGACGGCTCTGGCGTGCATCAGCCAGTTCGCCGATGCGAACAGCACGTGGAGGTGGTTGAGGTTCTTCGCGATCCCGCGCAAGCGGGTCTTGGTGAACCCGAAGTCGCGTTTGACGATCAGAAACGGATGCTCGACCTTGGCCCGCACCGACGCCTTGCGGGTCTCGATCGCCCGGTCGTGCTCGGTCATGGTCTTCAACACGCCCTTGCGCGCCGCAACTCGCCACTCGACCTTCGACAGATGCTCATCGGCAACGATCTCGGGTCGCTTCTCCACGCCCTGATATCCGGCGTCTGTGCAGACGAACTCGTCATCGTCACGCACCAGGTTGGCCGTCTCGTCCAGGTCATGGACGTTCGCAGCTGTCGCAGTCAACGAGTGGACATACCCGGTGCCCGCGTCCGAGCCGATGTGGGCCTTCATCCCGAAGTACCACTGGTTGCCCTTCTTCGTCTGGTGCATCTCCGGATCCCGCTGCCCGGTGGCGTTCTTCGTCGACGACGGCGCGACGACGGCGCGGCGATGATCGTGGCGTCCACGATGCTGCCCCCACGCATGATCCAGCCCTGCTCATCGAAGATCTGGTTCTGGGACTCAAACAGCTTCTCACCCAACCGGTGCTCTTCGAGCAGGCGGCGGAAGTGCAGCAGCGTGGTCGCGTCGGGAACCTGCTCCACAGCGAAGTCCAGGCCCATGAACCTGCGCATCGCATAGGAGTCGTAGATCGCCTCCTCCACGCCCTCATCAGAAAGCGAGAACCACACCTGCAGCAGGTACATCCGCAGCATCGTCTCGATCGGCTTGGCCTTACGACCGCGCTTCCCCGGCCTGTCGGAGTAGTAGTAGGGCTCGATCAACTCCACCCACCACACCCACGGGATCGCGGCGTTCATCGTCTCCAAGAACTGCTCCCGGCGGGAGACCCGTCGCCGGTTGCCGTACTCGATGTCGGTGAAGCTGGGCTGCTCGATGTCCACACCCCAAGCATTTCGTGGTCCCACGCCGACGAGCCACACACCGCACCGGACTACCGAGAAAATCAGCGCATCCCTAGCTGGTGCCGCCGGTCGCGCAGCCGCTGGGTCACAATGAGGTGCCGGTCGGCACCGGGTCGCCGCCGTTGCTGAACATGGTCACCTCCAGCCCGTACCACGATCCCGCGCCACCGGCGGCACGTCAATCGCTCGGAGGGGTCATCTCCGCGAGTGCGTGAATCGTGTAATGCGCGAAGTTGAAAACCGGCGCCATTGCAAGCAGACGTTCGAACTCCTCGTGCGAGTCGACCTGGTAGATCCAGGCACCGCCGTGCGAGCCGACCACGTGGTAGCGGGCGAGCACCTTGCCCTGCTCTTCCATCCGTTTTCCATACGCCGGCATCCCGCCGACGGCCCGTGCCATCTCCGGTGAGAGCAGGCCGAGCTCGATCTGCCAGAGCACGAGGAACTTCATCCCCGGACGCTAGCGCGTATCGGCGGCCTCTGTCAGCGTCACGTTGACGATCGCCAGGCCGCGCGCGCTGTAGTCACGCAACGCGTCCAGCTGCGCCTCTGAC is part of the Tenggerimyces flavus genome and encodes:
- a CDS encoding muconolactone Delta-isomerase family protein, which codes for MKFLVLWQIELGLLSPEMARAVGGMPAYGKRMEEQGKVLARYHVVGSHGGAWIYQVDSHEEFERLLAMAPVFNFAHYTIHALAEMTPPSD
- a CDS encoding SDR family NAD(P)-dependent oxidoreductase; the encoded protein is MSKVWFVTGSSRGLGRALVKVALEAGDRVAATARNPERLRDLLDKYGDAVLALRLDVTDYAAAAHVVAQAAETFGRIDVVVNNAGYGDLGSFEDTTIASFRAQIDTDFYGVVNVSKAVVPILREQGSGHIFQVASLIVRLSGAGLTAYQAAKWAVTGFSLGLAQEIAPFGVKVTVLEPGAIRTDWGGSSMTIPQPSALYQPTIGAFAEALRAFSGHEPGDTRRVAQVVRDLAGRDDAPVRLLLGTDAVPLAQEAEQKLAASDEAWREVSLSVSYETPLTADAPKNQGTSNNA